TAAATgcattgtaaaatatatattctaAGATGAATCACAGGGATTCAtctaattacattttttttttttttttgattaatgCTAAAAATTCTTGTGAGGTGCCTTATCTAATGTAACATAATTGTGACAACATTTCTAACTCTATGAGTTCCAAACTTTAAATATACTTCATCACAttcaaaacaactttaaaaACACTAGTAAAGATACGTTTAGATACTATTTTCAACCATGATTTTGCTGATAACGTACTAGTAAAGGTACATTTAGATACTATTTTCAACCATGATTTTGCTGATAACATCACATTTTTCTTTGCTCTTTTATATAATTggttagctttttttttttttttgacatgtaaCAGTGTGTACATCAGTGACACTAAGAGATTTACTTGTACTGTATCAGCACACAGTCCCAAATCGTTTATTTGTCTTCATGTATCATTAAGACACTTTTTAGGGCACATAAATGTACTGAAATAGTTTGTAAGATTAACACAGTACATTAAACAACCCCAAACTGTTTATTCCTTCATGCATATAGCCAGCCATTAAAATTACCACATAAACATCAACTTTATAATCATTAAGATGCTGGAGGGTCATTTCCTGACTGCACCTTTGAGGGGTGTTTATTTGTGGAGAGTTATGCTCCAAATCTAATAACCATGGCTGAGTTACTTGATTAAGGGGTAGAAGCTCATTTAGACCATTCCTGTTGAGATGTTTGTTTACCCACATACAAACTCCTTCCCTCAGATGATTCAAGGTTCACCGAAAACCATTCAGGGACTTCATTTCACTTTCTATGCTGATAGtcctttgatgacaaaaccagAGTCAAATTGCCAATTAATGGCATAACCATGAAGAAAGGCCATCAAGGAAATCAGTTCACAGTTACCATGACATTGGGCTAGTGGTAATATATACAGGTTTATAGCTGACAATTAATGTTGAAACTATCCCCCAAAGCTGTATGTCCCAGCTAAACCAACAAACACTGGTCCAATCAAGGAAACCCCCAGGGGCAGATTAATGCCTTTGACAGTGGATTTATTCACAAAGAGGGACACTCATGCAGTTTAAAAGAGACATGCCAGACGGAAAATCaatctacacatgtagtttCAGAAGTTCCAGATATCTGGGCATCTTATTCAAAATTCTGCATCTCTTGTTAAATCCAGATTTAAATAACATCTCATTGAACAATTCCATTCAGACACACTATGGTTGCTTATGTAGGTTAATggcaaatatgaaaaaaaaggtaaataaaattcacagaaTAAATGTTCATAAAGTTTGCAATGTCTTTTATGATTCCTGTTTGTGTCCATTTGTCCTATTACCATGTATGcttatatatgtcacactgtaatatcattaccattattccatgtatatactctattaTATATGTCACACCATAATATCATTCCCATTAttccatgtatatactctatcatatatgtcacactgtaatatcattaccattattccatgtatatactctattatatatgtcacactgtaatatcattaccattattccatgtatatactctattaTATCACACTCTACATTCCATGGGATAGGACAAGCTCTTGTATGTAGTTAAggtttatggtgaataaatacgAAATGAAATGGAATTCATTCAAGAGACacgaaaatgacaaaaattccAAAACACTACACATGGTAGAATAATATGAATACTGCTCTTAAAATATAAGACTATAATGATTTTATACTTGCATATATTAGGCCCAGAGGAGCTCACAGATCACTTCATGAGGGTGCATTTTTAAAGCGGTTATACCATTTGCAAATAAAATCTAATTTTCTCCGTTACCCCAgaattgcctttcagtaaatatcagacctgtacctgtattatttatagTGCTACGATGATTCAAAAGTTTGAAGAGGTGATGCctttctaaattttttttaggAACTATTATACCTGTTTTTGATCGGAAATGCATGCACAGATGAGgctggtattttgtgaaaggtaattatttgggctattccaAAATAGTACGAAAAATTCAACTGGTTTTGCaatgattgatttttttccccaaaaaatctctggtataacTGTCTTTAAGACCATATTACTGACACCCAGCCTTTTATTCAACCAGGTTGCAGACTCAAATGTAGCTACCATTTAGCTGTGGTTGTATAAGGAAGTTGAACACCAATCCCTATACCAATTAATACTACTACAGACAAGTGCTCTTCTTCCATCACTAACTGCAGAGTTATCCTTGGATCATTACCCGTAATCAGCAacactataattcttcaaccctgtttgcaaggtgttcattcagacatattctgaaggcatcattctgtgaagccctgaaattggccaatccaaccaatgtctccaaaatcaaattatgcACTTGTGTaaaattgcactggaagttgctctttcttatgtgaaaaggttgaggaatttggttAACAATATTACAGTCAACAGTCTCACGCCTGAAAGCAAGACATTTGTGACAAACTGTAAAGCTACTTTATGACAATATCTTCTTCATACTGAGTCCATTAGACAATTTGCAAGTACACACTCCAAGAGAATCTCtactaaaatatttaacatttaaatagCGGAGCTAAGCTACAATTACAAGTTGGACATATCTGACTATGAAATTCTAGTCCAATTTGAAAGTGCCTGcagaagtggttctgtagtcaTAGTGTAGTCACATCTTGTACATTACAGGCATTATGTTCAACATTTCTCCAAAAACTTTGTAAGGCTCATGATGATGATCCATtcgctgaaaaacaaaaaattagcCTAGGGTAATTCATAAACACATTAAGCTGCCACTAGCTATCATATTGTGAGTTCATCACAGTCAATTTTTTATGCACTGACTGCGCAGTACCAAACTAAGCATTCCAAACTTCAAGCCTACAACTATCAGACCCCCTGAATATCCTTCGTACACTGAGTTACTGCTGTGGTTTATGGAACATACTTTCAGTGTTCCAGAGGTGCACCACAGGCTGACTAGTGGCTAGCCCACTCTTGAGTCACCTGAACGCAACATTTAACCCTACCTGTACCATGCCTTCACAAGTGGGAAGGGGTCTTCCTGACTTCATCTACCAGAGTACACAACTCTACTCTCACCTCTTTATAACCTCATACATCACTCACAAATCATTGTGTTGTTATAACACATGTTTTATCACTTTCCCACAATCCATACACATGTTCTTTTCAGTGAGCGATGCCGTCCAATTTGTTTtcctattttttcttttgttgaacAGATGTGTGTAGTGctattttgtattgttatgtTTGGAGGCAAAAAGACATCTGTATTACCCTTCACAGTCAACGTTTTTTTCTGATGACATAGTACAGCATATAAATAACATCAAAGGTTATTTAGTATACATTTGGCATACGTTTGGGATCTATATAAaggaacatttctttgtttgctTCACACTTAATTTCAACTGTTTTCAGTCAAATGCAATGGTGTCTTATCCTTGTAACACAATGTTCCCGATGCCTTCATGTTTATACTACACAATGTCTACTGTCACTTCATTTTTCCAAAAATCCTAGAAAATCGTTTTGATATACCAGGGCCTGGTTGTTGAAAACTTGTTTAAGACTTAACaacagatttaactttaagccaagtcttcaattttgtatatAGTCTAAACAAAATTGTGTACCAGCGTGAGCAAGGTATTATACCTGTATACGAACTATACCAGCTGCTGTTATACAGGTACgatggctgctgaatttggctaaaatctgaaatataaaatatgacttaataccagtattagctaatacagtTTCGACCAACTTGGCCCTGGCCCTATTTTccaatgaaatataattttctaTAGTATCTgcatttgatatttttattatctttgtAATTTACTTAGTTAAGGTCAAATATTGTACACCAGTCCATAAAAGCCATTTAGTCCATGTGTGCATTCTATTTGAAATGATTGTTTTCATTCTTGAgaatggttatatttattttatcttttaccTTAAAGAATGTTGGTTTTCCACAACAGAGTTACTCATGCCTTTGAAAACACAACACCTTAGTTTGTTCTCAAACATATGTGCATACATACTTAGAAGTGCCATTTCCTCAAGAAATTATCTCCAAAAATCTGCTAGCATTCATAAACTACACTAATTCTGCTGTTTTACAGGATATTGAGCTGAGCTGTCAGTTCTGATAGATGCTTGTAGAAATTGTCTGGAATCCGTGTTGAAGCCTCCTGCCTATGTGTATGCCTGTGTCTGTTAGTGTACAGAACCCCAGCATGTTCCTCACTGTTGCTACTTTGTTAAACCTGCAGGGAAGGCGCTGAGAGACATCACCTCACAGTTTGCCAGGGGACAAGTTACACATTCCTTCCACAGGAGCCCAGGGAACACTAAATTACCAGTGTTTATAGGGCTGCTTAACCACTTAACATTATTTCCTCACCACTGCTGGGTGTACACCACTGTAGGCCTCAATCAGCACTCTCTTCCAAATCTTCTATAAGCAAACCTGACTAAACAAGGGCTAGTGCATGAGGCAAACTGAGAAACTAAGTCAGTTCAGTCTCCTTAGCTTTGGCAAACTAGAAAACAGGGATCTATCCAATTAAACAGTAGTTCTCCTAACTCTAGTAAATCTAGTATAAAAACTACACTGTTATAGCTTCTCTTAACCCTGGTTAGCTAAGTGGAAGAGCAAAGACAATGTGCCCTGCTGAAGTTCGCTTAACCTCAGCAAACTCAGTATATAAAAACCTATAAAAAGAAtctaaaaagtatataaaaagaaTCTATCCTATTTACAATAGTTCTCTCAACCCTGGAAAACTTGGTACAAATATAATGTATTCACTTATACAGTAGTTCTCTCAACCCTGGAAAACTTGGTACAAATATACTGTATTCACTTATACGGTAGTTCTCTCAACCCTGGAAAACTTGGTACAAATATAATGTATTCACTTATACAGTAGTTCTCTCAACCCTGGAAAACTTGGTATAAAAATAATGCATTCACTCATACAGTAGTTCTCTCAACCCTGGAAAAAATTTGGTACACTCATAAAAATAACCTATTGAATTTAACAGTATGAATATAAGTCTgtcgtctgagtgatgctagactGTATTCTGTGGtcataacataatactgtgtcgtATTCAACATCATATCACCTCAATAGCCTAGATTATGaagataatgaaaaataatgaagaTAATGAAAGATAATGAAACGTGTGCTATGTTCAACATAGTAATCTGTGGCCGTAACAGAAtccattctagcgtcactcaggcaacagactttctgttaaattcaataCATTACTTTTTTGGAGAGCACAAAACCATGTTACTGAAAAAAAGATAACTTATCCCATTGCAGTTCCCATAAACCCGGAAAAATTATCCAAATCAAGagatttttgaaacaaaataattgACACTGATGCTGATGAATTTTAAAATTCACTAAAACTATTCCATTATCATTTTACCATTATTACCCTGGCAAAGTTCCACTTAATCTTGACAAACTCAGCACAAAAGCCCCTGGGGAATCTTGCCCATTCCAATGCAAGTAACAATGGCAAACTATTAAACTGTACACAGCTCTCAGTTCCTCCTAGAAAAGATGGTATAAACACATTACCAACTTAACCCTTCCTAACACATAACTTCCTAGAATGTGGAAAGCTTTTTACAATGTCAAATGTTAACCTACTGCTTTAGAGAACATTCTACATTTTTCATGGAATATCCATTTCATGGCACTTCCAAAGTCTAGATAAACATAATCCCATAACTGGATGCTTGAAGCACTGCATACCTACTTCATACAGCACTTTTTGACTTCCCTGTCCAGCCACACCATTTCCCTCCTGCTCTCCCAATCCCCAACAACACACCCCTTTATCCCAGGGGAAATAGATGAGGTCTCCTTTGGGGGTCCTGACAGTTTACAATAAAATCTTACTACTATACTTCAACTTGCTGACAAGTGAGAGCTTCTTGCTAAGTAGAACACATGTTTAAAGACAAGATATATTTGTGTGCATGCCTGACATATTTACACAAACAATAGCCTCCAGTGGTTTGGACCACAGAAGCCAGAAATGGTTGGCTTCATGCCACAGAAGCCAGAAATGGTTGGCTTCATGCTACAGTTAGTCTTGTAGACgctcataatacatgtatatggtgcaCCCACCGTTAAAAAGATTGATTGTGGCATGCTTTAAGTGATGTAGCGGTATTTGATATAGCGGTATTTGATGACTGGTATGTGATGTAGAGGTATGAGATGTAGTGGTATTTGATGTACCAATTTGTGATGTACCGGTATGTGATGTACCAGTATGTGATGTAGCGGTATTTGATGTACCGGTATATGATATACTAGTATGATATATACTGGTATTTAATGTACTGGTTTGGGATGTACTGGTATTTGATGTAACGGTATTTTATGTAACAGTATGTGATGTACTGGTATGttatgtaccggtatataatGTACCGGTATTTGATGTATCGTTTGTGATGTACCGGTTTgtgatgtaccggtatttgATGTATCGGTCTgtgatgtaccggtatttgATGTACCAGTTTGTAATGTACCGGTATTTGATGTACTGGTGTATGATGTATTGGTCTgtgatgtaccggtatttgATGTACCGGTTTgtgatgtaccggtatttgATGTACCGGTTTgtgatgtaccggtatttgATGTACCGGTTTGTAATGTACCGGTATTTGATGTACTGGTGTATGATGTATTGGTCTgtgatgtaccggtatttgATGTACCGGTTTgtgatgtaccggtatttgATGTATCGGTCTgtgatgtaccggtatttgATGTACCAGTTTGTAATGTACCGGTATTTGATGTACTGGTGTATGATGTATTGGTCTgtgatgtaccggtatttgATGTACCGGTTTgtgatgtaccggtatttgATGTACCGGTTTgtgatgtaccggtatttgATGTACCGGTTTGTAATGTACCGGTATTTGATGTACTGGTGTATGATGTATTGGTCTgtgatgtaccggtatttgATGTACCGGTTTgtgatgtaccggtatttgATGTACTGGTTTgtgatgtaccggtatttgATGTACTGGCATGTGATGTAAGAGTATGTGATGTAGCGGTTTATGATAATATTCAGAATTAATTACTGACTGCCATGCCTGAACCAGAAACATGTTCTTTCAGTGGTCAGGTGAGCATAGTACGCGAGTTGTGTTAACCTCTAAAATGAAGAAGGCTTGACCAGTGACCAGTACTGAAGGAAGTTAGCTATGTGCTACCTGATACATTAGTCATGAAACTGGCAATATCTACAATATAGGTAGTTCACTTTATAATTTGGCGTTTAGTGACTGAAATGGAGTAGGCCAAGTATTGGTTGATCAGGTGTCAGTAcactttgactgggtggggtgtcttgtctggtgtcagaatatttcaactcggtagggtgtcatgtctggtatcagaaTACTTctattgggtggggtgtcatgtctgatgtcaatATACTTTGACTTGTGTAGGgtattatgtctggtgtcagtataatttcaCTGGGCagcgtgtcatgtctggtgtcagtatatttgactgggtggggttgtcatgtctggtgtcagcatactatGACTGGACAGGGTGtcgtatctggtgtcagtatactttaACTGGATGGGGTTGTCGtatctgatgtcagtatactttaACTGGGCAGGGTTGTCATATCTAGTATGTTCCACAGGGCTCTCCACACAGGTAGCGAATATATCACCCATCAATtgtattttcactgaaataatgATGATAGCCATGCCATACACCCAAGctaagaaatgaataaaaagttaaaacaattaaatatcaTTCACAGTTATAATTTTACCTGGACTAAACTGTACTTGTCTAGCAGAGCTACTGGTGAAGTCCTCGCCGGCCTTAGCAGAGAGATCGCGAACCCTGATGCCCACAAAAGCTGATTCCTCCAAGGACCCAGTTCTGGTGAGGGTGAGGGAGAGAGAGCCCATATTCTCACACACCACAAAGTCTGTCCTGGCAAACTCCACGCGAGACCACTTCAGCACAAACCTGAAAAACAATGGCAAGAAGAATGTCAAATTTACCTTTTGCAAAAGtaatttaaaagataaaaatagtGTTAAGTTTGATAGACACTGATAAGCTATTGCATATTACACACCATGAAGttgtaaaacatttatttgcagAACAAGTCATAACTTTTATTGAAAATTACAATACAACCAAGCCTGAGtggcccaaaaaaaaaaacattttcttcatgaAGAATTCGGTAAAAAATATGGGGACACACTTGTTGCACTGTTGCACAATGATGTGTTTTATGTGCCAGGCCTTCACTGCCTTTTGAAGAGAATTATTCCACATGCACTATACATATGCTTCAACACAGCTGCCCTCTTTTCTCCCCAGAGACAGGGCTTAACTCTTacaaatttatcatttattaaaACTGGTAAATCCCAAGATGGGTTTTTTCTCTAGTATAGATCAGCTCTTAACTACTTCTGACGAGAAACTACTGTTCAAgtatcaaaattatttcagactTCTTCTTGCATATATCACAGGACGGTTTCacgaagctcacttagctaagttttGCCCTTAGCTGCCATGCCAACGTATGTTGTGGAGATTTAAAATGCActtaacaaagggccacttaaCACTAAATATGTTTCATGAAAAAGGCCCCAAGCCTACTGAGTGCAAAGCAAGTTGCAAAAATAACTTTCTGATTGCACCAATTTTCTGTATACACAAAAGGTATTTAGAGTATTACTTTGTATTCCGTTTACACAACAAATGTTGCATGCATCAATGGGCATACTCACTTCTTCCTGTCCAATAGATTTCCTCTGATGTCCTCCACACGGAAAGCAAAGCTATCATTGGTGGCACCATCATTGTCCTCGACGACGTACCAGAGCGCCACTTCATCCAGATCTCTCTGCGTAAACCTGCGCCTCACAAAGCGCTTGGAGACAACATTCTCCAGATGCCCATGCTGCGGCCTCTCCATAAGGATGTACATCAGCTGAGATGGATCAGTATCTGAATCCTCTGCACGGAGATTCTTGTTGCTAAGGATAAACCCGTAGCGCCCTCTACCCAGGTACTCCAGAGTATCAGGAGACTTGTTGACTACCAGTTTCGGAGCATCATTTTGTAAAGGTGTGACTACAATGCTGAAGGCCACAGGCTGGGACTGGAGGGTTTCATTGATAAGAAAGCCTTCATGTCTGCCATCAGTGACCATGAACAGGAAATGGTCTAGTCCAGAGTGGCTGCTGTAGCTCTCGTACGAGATGTATCCTCTGTCAATGTCATACTGGGTGAAGGACTGAGTGATGAGGACACCTCGGTTGTACAAGTGTCCATAAGAGGGAGGCTTGGCAATGATGAAGGTCAGGTTCTGTATGGGAGTGTCAGGATCAGTGATCTTCAAGTGCAATGGTGTCACGGCTTCCTCAGAACCCTGCAGCACTGTCAATGCAGCATTGATCATCAAACTTGGAAGGATCTTGTCATGTGGATTGACCTCAATGTTGAAGATGCCATCCTTGGACTCGCTGAAGCCGTTGGTAACTGTGAAGTTGAAATGGTCGGAGACAATGTCGCTCTTGCTCAGATGGTGGTACACAATGAGTTGTCCTGCAAGGTCCAACTGTGTGAAACTGCTGATGGAAATGAAAGGTCTGTTGATATACTCCAGCTGACCCAGACGTGGCGATTTTGTTATGGCAAATACGATCTCCTCTGCTTTCGTTGTCTCATCAGAAGCGCTCAGATTTCCAGTGGTGATGATTTTCCTCTCCCCTTCCTCCACTCGGAGGCCTCTGTTCAGAACAGCGATGTTAGGCGACTTTCGCGAATTCCTTATCTGAATTTCGAACGTTTCAGTTTGCCGTTTGTTAAGACCATCTGACAAGACAAAAGTGAAGTGATCGGACTCCAAGTTTCTCATGCTGCCCGTGTGGACGTATCTAACCTTGTTGTTGTCAATGTGGTGCTGGGTGAAGTTCTGATTGATTTCCATATCTACCCAGATAGACTGTTTTGTCGGGGGTTCATCATCAGGTCTAAACTGCAGCTGTCCTCTATCTGGCAATTTCGTGATGATGAAGTAGATGTGCTTGTCGTTGTTGTCCTTATCCTCTGCCTGCAGAACAACACTTGAAATGAAACCAGATTCTCCGTAGCTTATCCTCAGCCCTGTGTTCTTCACCACCTCGGGTTTTTCGTCGTTTATCGGTGTCACAGTGATGTTGCATGTTTTCTGGACAGTGTGTCTGCCATCAGACACCTTGACACTGAATCTGTCATGATTTGTCTCAGAGttatcatgctggtacaggaggCTCATCCCACTGTGGAGCTCATCAATTGTGAAGTCCTCCACCGGGACATTCAACTCTCCATTTTCTGTGTGCATTATCATCATCAGCTCTCCGTGCTGTGGAGGTCGGGAAATGGTGAAGGTGATTGGATCCTTGGGCAGGTCAAGATCAATGGCATCCACCATTGATTGGTCAATGATCATCTTCCCACCTTCAGCCAGTATAAAGTCTTGCAGCATAACATCTGGGAGTTCATCATTCTGAGGAACTATTGTGATGGACAAGGTTGCCAGGGGAGAATTCAGTTTTCCATCAGTAGCGTACAGCTCGAAGGAGTCATACAAAGGCTCAGCTCCAATATGGTTTCCTTGAACATAATTAATAGTACCATCAATGACGTCTTGGGCTTTAAATGAGTTGACTCTGACTCCGGCATTACTCCTCTCCGACCCTGGGTTCGGTTTCGTGTTTTCGACATAACCCCACTGTGGTTGCTTGGTTATGATAAACTCCAGTAAAAATGGTGGCGTATCCAGGTCTCGGGCTCCAAGAGCTTCAGGTGTGAATCGATATTTCTCTCCCTCATTAACAAAGATGGGATTACCTGAGAGAACCACTGGTCTCTGATTGTCCACAGGTGTAATGGTTATATTCAGGTCGTACACTGGAAGATCAGCTGGACTGGGGTAAACCTGGTCTGACACTATGAACGTAATGGAATCGTACATGGTGTTTGGTCCTATCTCCCCACTGCTGTGCACAAACTTGACTGCCCTGTCCTTCACGTTCTGTTGTGTAAATTTGGTGATAGTTTCCCCTCTCAGCTTGAGAGTGCCGTGCCTGGGCTGCTTGACGACAAGAAAGGTGAGGAGTTCATCGTCTGTGTCCTCATCTCGTGCTGCCAGGACAGACTGTGTGATCACAGCCTCGCCTCCTTCAGACACTATGAGATGAGCATGCAGATTGTCATAGAGCTGCGGTGCCTGGTCATCCACTGGCACGATATCTATAGTGATCACTTTGGAAACTTTGTGGAGGCCATCAGAGACGTTCAGAACAAAGCTGTCAAGAACTACCTCAGAGCCGTCATGTAAATACCTGAAACCAAAACcgaaaatgatttaaaatttgcaCATGCTAATTCCAAGCTTTTAGACTGCACAGAATTAGcaaatacaaattacaaaaatatcggAAATTTATCTACCAGCTACCTTGACCAAGTTGACTGCTTTGTCAAAATACTGTGATCCATGACCCCCATGTTAAACAGGTAATAGCCCAAATGAATTGACttaatataatatgtaataataataatatcacaCAACAATTAATTAGCAATTGAATTATTAATGATTTGCATCATTTCTAATATACATACACCTTTGCATAAAAATGTAAGCCATCTATTTTGGGACTGTGGTAtttttagtttagtttatttaatacagtgtagtttTAGTTTAAATAATAACTGGGCATAGTGGGAATCAAAAGTAATTTGCCAGACATACTTCAAGcctaaaactgtaaaaagtGAAATCATCACGGATTTTAGTTATTTTGAAACTAAaagttgtttatttaatttatgcTCTGACAGTTTGATGTATTCTCAATATCATTTAGGCGATATGCATAAAACACCTACCTTATAGCCTGTTTGCGAAGATCTTTAATTGTAAATGTATCTCCAGCCTTCATGGTCATACCCTGCTTTTGTAAGGTTCCAAATCTGGGAACAGATTTACATCCGAAAACCAGCTCCTCGAGCGGGGTATCATAATCCATCGCAGACAGCTGATTGGTGGAGATGCTCAACACACCGCCTTCCTCAACCAATAGTTTACTGGTTATGAACTTTGGACGTTGATTATTCACAGGCTGCACCTCTATGTCGAAATGCTGCCCGAGAACTTTGTTACCACTTCCGTCCTGAACAGTGTACACAAAACGGACCAGCCTTGGCTCAGGTCCAATGTCCGCCATCGGTGGCATATAGGCTATCTTCATATGGTTGATGTCGCTCTGTTTGAAGGCCAACACGGGTGGAATGTTCTGGTCCTTCATCACCATGGTGAGTTCATGGGTGGCGATCAGGCGCCCAGC
Above is a window of Liolophura sinensis isolate JHLJ2023 chromosome 7, CUHK_Ljap_v2, whole genome shotgun sequence DNA encoding:
- the LOC135470479 gene encoding FRAS1-related extracellular matrix protein 1-like, producing MAVGNSRINLPTLAVFLAIAWTTQAQLLLRKNDLSVKIGRSVYFLPEDFTFSPMKGTEKCRLEVVQNDPITQRAGRVEPQVFDCNFKRNSVKYIHSGFPLLSEDVVKLRAHKFTDLETVTETFYLHVNIVNITYDVISRDHLQAVRVSEYYGISNPIDSSVIRLRYNTNSNVSCTVGFSKYKSQWPIAGQMVMGDKKRVVDAVKKDCREFLFMDLRYEHLKPPLPDVDYLPLTVSLYDPSLSDEVIVEQYFLPIYIQGAFPNSLPRASFMSMYIMDVDQFVLSTIVPGVISAEDQETPVSDLIFNISKPLAQGEGYLVNLDDPTAPITSFLQDDLESHRIGFQPPNVSFAERKVYEVGFTVFDSHFAHSLPIMLHIAVRPSATQAPRVSLNKGLVLLEGQSRAITSSDLQIVDKDNIRNVRIFIKGGLKHGRLEVNGRATIYFTPADIHAGRVMYHHDDTDTLRDHVELRITDGRNTVRATFPINIIPKDDSPPYLVSNLGLELNEGETAQISAQVLSAQDSDSLDDNIIFTIASPPKNGEVVQRIRPSDKGRLISQFGQRELLRGQVYYKHYGNEIFSDQFEFTVKDKQEPPNVSGKQLFRIHVNPVNDNPPQIVPEATRLMYVKETDVAYLSKSQLCYTDVETIDEDLLYTIASPPYFVYSSGREDAGRLIATHELTMVMKDQNIPPVLAFKQSDINHMKIAYMPPMADIGPEPRLVRFVYTVQDGSGNKVLGQHFDIEVQPVNNQRPKFITSKLLVEEGGVLSISTNQLSAMDYDTPLEELVFGCKSVPRFGTLQKQGMTMKAGDTFTIKDLRKQAIRYLHDGSEVVLDSFVLNVSDGLHKVSKVITIDIVPVDDQAPQLYDNLHAHLIVSEGGEAVITQSVLAARDEDTDDELLTFLVVKQPRHGTLKLRGETITKFTQQNVKDRAVKFVHSSGEIGPNTMYDSITFIVSDQVYPSPADLPVYDLNITITPVDNQRPVVLSGNPIFVNEGEKYRFTPEALGARDLDTPPFLLEFIITKQPQWGYVENTKPNPGSERSNAGVRVNSFKAQDVIDGTINYVQGNHIGAEPLYDSFELYATDGKLNSPLATLSITIVPQNDELPDVMLQDFILAEGGKMIIDQSMVDAIDLDLPKDPITFTISRPPQHGELMMIMHTENGELNVPVEDFTIDELHSGMSLLYQHDNSETNHDRFSVKVSDGRHTVQKTCNITVTPINDEKPEVVKNTGLRISYGESGFISSVVLQAEDKDNNDKHIYFIITKLPDRGQLQFRPDDEPPTKQSIWVDMEINQNFTQHHIDNNKVRYVHTGSMRNLESDHFTFVLSDGLNKRQTETFEIQIRNSRKSPNIAVLNRGLRVEEGERKIITTGNLSASDETTKAEEIVFAITKSPRLGQLEYINRPFISISSFTQLDLAGQLIVYHHLSKSDIVSDHFNFTVTNGFSESKDGIFNIEVNPHDKILPSLMINAALTVLQGSEEAVTPLHLKITDPDTPIQNLTFIIAKPPSYGHLYNRGVLITQSFTQYDIDRGYISYESYSSHSGLDHFLFMVTDGRHEGFLINETLQSQPVAFSIVVTPLQNDAPKLVVNKSPDTLEYLGRGRYGFILSNKNLRAEDSDTDPSQLMYILMERPQHGHLENVVSKRFVRRRFTQRDLDEVALWYVVEDNDGATNDSFAFRVEDIRGNLLDRKKFVLKWSRVEFARTDFVVCENMGSLSLTLTRTGSLEESAFVGIRVRDLSAKAGEDFTSSSARQVQFSPGVSTATWSLTFKEDHLEENNERLKLMLDQPVNTIIGEKERARIQIIDADPQTGECPQYIGMISKNQPLDIGPLDFPLSAGGRKTVLSTRHQLAGPLPLSPRHDTLLPGVIKGAQQDESPDNREEQEPPPKPERKKKRKNKKKKKNKKRRRKLKTKSRRDKKPNAVSSVTKSPVKPVPVLKPSPVPRAPKSHLIQAPQKCDSSTKGLLHFDLENQQMFKCDGRMWNAWRPQQSQDDEQPSSHNCQPGWSEFDGRCYLYVNDKVSWNDAEQVCRVSHQADLVSVLSESHHKWLSELAGRNAFWIGLNDKRMTNKWEYLNGDPIAYTSWKNGTPRVAPRKKHKKNCVMVNRRKKWKNKKCDGPRAKILCEKQATTTTSHSNPSKGFFFGF